The Intrasporangium calvum DSM 43043 sequence GAGCACCACCGTGACGGAACCTGTGGCCTCGCCGACCGCAGAGTCCCCGCTGCCCGCCACCGCGCGGATCCCCGAGCGGATCCCGGGTGAGCGACCCACCGCGGCAATCCCCTTCTCCCGACTCCTGCTCGTCGAGCTCCGCAAGATGGTCGACACGCGCGCCGGCCGCTGGCTGCTCATCGGGATCGGCGCCGTCATCGCCCTCGCCCTGACCATCATGTTCTTCAACGAGTCGGGCCACCACCCGTTCGCCGCCTACCTGCAGGCGACGACGATGCCGATGGCCGTCATCCTGCCCGTGGTGGGCATCCTGGCCGTGACCTCGGAGTGGTCGCAGCGGACGGGCCTGGTCACCTACACGCTGGAGCCGCGCCGGGCCCGGGTCACGTGGGCGAAGTTCCTCGGCGCGATGCTGGCCGGGGTCGCCGCGATCGCCTTGTCCTTGGCCCTCGCCGCCGTGATGCACCAGGGGGCGATCACCCTGCGGGGCTACAGCGGCGACTGGTCGCTCGACAACAAGGCCCTGCTCGGTGCCTCCTTGTACGTTCTTCTGGGGATCGCTCAGGGCGTCGGCTTCGGAATGCTGCTGCGCAACACCCCGGCCGCCATCGTGCTCTACTTCGTGCTCCCGATCGCCTGGGGCATCCTCGGCGACCTGGTCAGCTGGCTCGACGGGGCCGCGAGCTGGTTGGACATGAACCGCACCATGAACCCGCTCTTCCTCGTCGAGTCGATGACCGGGGAGCAGTGGGCGCAGCTCGCGACCTCGGTCGGGGTCTGGGTCGCCCTCCCGGTCGCGCTCGGGATCTGGATGCTCCACCGCGCCGAAGTGAAGTAGCCGGTCCTCGCACCACACCTCCGCCCCTCCCGCAACACACCCGCTTACCGAGTGCACCTGTCATCTGCAGACGGCATGGTCACGCGGTAAGCGGGTGTGTTGCCGGTGCATGGGGGGTCACGGAGTCGGGACGGTGAAGCCGTAGGGCAGCTCGAGCCGGTGCCTGGCCATGAGATCCGCGTCTGCGAGCAGATCCCGGGTGGGCCCGTCCGCGGCGATGACCCCGCCG is a genomic window containing:
- a CDS encoding ABC transporter permease subunit encodes the protein MSTTVTEPVASPTAESPLPATARIPERIPGERPTAAIPFSRLLLVELRKMVDTRAGRWLLIGIGAVIALALTIMFFNESGHHPFAAYLQATTMPMAVILPVVGILAVTSEWSQRTGLVTYTLEPRRARVTWAKFLGAMLAGVAAIALSLALAAVMHQGAITLRGYSGDWSLDNKALLGASLYVLLGIAQGVGFGMLLRNTPAAIVLYFVLPIAWGILGDLVSWLDGAASWLDMNRTMNPLFLVESMTGEQWAQLATSVGVWVALPVALGIWMLHRAEVK